The Brachionichthys hirsutus isolate HB-005 chromosome 3, CSIRO-AGI_Bhir_v1, whole genome shotgun sequence genome has a window encoding:
- the ino80c gene encoding INO80 complex subunit C, with translation MASQIPIIVKAHPAAGASAAIRGKKRPGSPATCLLQQVSCSSSKKKKGQLTATAVPQTQVAAVEVVPEVKALGTADSSLNATTESTAKPPFKDPAFTHSGIGGAAAGKKNRTWKNLKQILALERTLPWKISDPTYFNIDAPPSLKPSKKYSDISGLPANYTDPQTKLRFTSSEEFSYIRLLPTDVVTGYLALRKATCIVP, from the exons ATGGCCTCTCAAATCCCAATAATCGTAAAAGCCCATCCGGCCGCCGGAGCTTCTGCCGCTATCCGGGGGAAGAAGCGTCCCGGAAGTCCAGCGACCtgcctcctccagcaggtcagCTGTAGCagcagcaagaagaagaaaggacagCTAACGGCGACAGCAGTACCACAAACACAA GTGGCAGCAGTGGAGGTCGTGCCTGAGGTGAAGGCGTTGGGAACAGCTGACAGCAGTTTGAATGCCACCACAGAGTCCACAGCAAAACCACCATTCAAAGACCCCGCATTTACG CATTCTGGAAttggtggagcagcagcaggaaagaAGAACCGGACCTGGAAGAATCTCAAACAGATTCTGGCTTTGGAGCGGACTTTGCCTTGGAAAATCAGTGATCCTACCT ATTTCAACATTGacgctcctccctctctgaagCCAAGTAAGAAATACTCTGACATCTCTGGACTTCCT gcAAACTACACGGACCCTCAGACAAAGCTGCGCTTCACATCTTCAGAGGAGTTCTCTTACATCCGCCTCCTCCCCACTGATGTTGTTACGGGATATCTGGCCCTTCGAAAGGCAACTTGCATTGTTCCCTGA